The proteins below come from a single Prochlorococcus marinus CUG1415 genomic window:
- a CDS encoding WD40 repeat domain-containing protein, giving the protein MPNIEPFGPRGMFHEGWTAEVNDYAIACGWALKGKQFIVGDVAGGLFAFEGDNGKIIWKIENTHSGGLLAMAIHPEGEIFATSGQDGNVHIWNCQEGKVIKTLDLGKGWVEHLKWSNDGLFLAIASSKKVYVFNEIGEEKWISNDHPSTVSAITWSNKNELATACYGRVTFFDIVNNKTNQKLEWQGSLVSMELSPDGDIVACGSQDNSVHFWRRSTGMDAEMTGYPGKPSHLSFDDSGKLLATSGSERITVWSFIGNGPEGTMPGELCHHTEPISSLAFSNKGMLVASGSRDGSVVASFLKKDGNGDPVGAAFAGDLVGAISWRPDDCALAAVNAKGVVNVWKFKVLTNLFSKGFK; this is encoded by the coding sequence ATGCCTAATATAGAACCCTTTGGCCCAAGAGGCATGTTCCACGAAGGATGGACAGCGGAAGTTAACGATTACGCCATAGCATGTGGCTGGGCTCTTAAAGGAAAACAATTTATTGTTGGTGACGTGGCAGGAGGTCTTTTTGCCTTCGAAGGAGATAATGGGAAAATTATTTGGAAAATAGAAAATACACACTCTGGTGGTCTATTAGCAATGGCCATTCATCCAGAGGGTGAAATTTTTGCAACATCAGGTCAGGATGGAAATGTTCACATTTGGAATTGCCAAGAAGGTAAAGTAATTAAAACACTTGATCTTGGTAAAGGTTGGGTAGAACACCTCAAGTGGTCTAATGACGGTTTATTTCTAGCAATAGCTTCCTCAAAAAAAGTATATGTTTTTAATGAAATTGGTGAAGAGAAATGGATTTCAAATGACCATCCAAGCACAGTAAGTGCAATAACATGGTCAAATAAAAATGAGCTAGCAACTGCTTGCTACGGAAGAGTGACATTCTTTGACATAGTTAATAATAAAACTAATCAAAAACTCGAGTGGCAAGGATCATTGGTATCAATGGAATTAAGTCCTGATGGAGATATAGTCGCCTGCGGGAGTCAAGACAATTCAGTTCATTTTTGGAGAAGATCAACAGGCATGGATGCTGAAATGACAGGATACCCTGGAAAACCAAGTCACCTTTCTTTTGATGACAGCGGAAAATTATTAGCAACTAGTGGAAGTGAAAGAATAACAGTATGGAGCTTTATAGGCAATGGTCCAGAGGGGACAATGCCAGGAGAGCTATGTCACCATACAGAGCCTATTTCGAGCCTTGCATTTTCAAATAAAGGCATGCTTGTAGCCTCAGGATCTAGAGATGGTTCTGTTGTCGCAAGTTTTCTAAAAAAAGACGGTAATGGAGACCCAGTTGGGGCTGCATTCGCCGGTGATTTAGTAGGGGCAATATCCTGGAGACCTGATGATTGTGCACTTGCAGCAGTTAACGCAAAAGGTGTTGTAAATGTATGGAAATTTAAAGTTCTTACTAACCTTTTTTCAAAAGGATTTAAATAA
- a CDS encoding Fur family transcriptional regulator codes for MIKNTGQKKITETMVTKPDITKRQAQLLEELNKCDDELSGQELHRQLIESGKAMGLTTVYRNLQVLIKHGLIRSRHLPTGEVLYTPVDRDIHHLTCVQCGETSKMEGCPVKDIHTPKTNPKKFQLLFHTLEYFGICQNCYQAQS; via the coding sequence ATGATCAAAAATACGGGACAAAAAAAGATTACGGAAACTATGGTAACTAAGCCTGACATTACCAAAAGACAAGCGCAACTTCTTGAAGAACTTAATAAATGTGATGATGAACTGAGCGGTCAAGAGTTGCATAGACAATTGATTGAAAGCGGAAAAGCTATGGGACTGACAACTGTTTACAGGAATCTTCAAGTTCTTATAAAGCATGGTTTAATACGTTCAAGACATCTCCCAACAGGGGAGGTTCTTTACACTCCCGTAGATAGAGACATTCATCATTTGACATGTGTTCAATGTGGTGAGACATCAAAAATGGAAGGGTGCCCTGTAAAAGATATTCATACACCCAAAACAAATCCAAAGAAATTCCAATTGTTGTTTCATACCCTGGAGTATTTCGGAATTTGCCAGAACTGCTATCAAGCACAAAGTTAA
- a CDS encoding metal ABC transporter permease, whose amino-acid sequence MSFINSSWWLVPLIITIFSGILCPAMGTVLITHRRLLQVNLISHCVLPGLALALALGIHPSIGGVISGLLGSVIAESLTNKKSENYEAIMNTILAGMLGFGVLIIPLLGIRIDLEAVLFGDLLTANFGDLLRTIIAFLVFILLMTFGYEKVVYVGLDPEGASASGINVSLLNLALSFTTALVIVSSMSAVGVILVIALLSTPTLLGLNKAHSLRIAMMRSSFFGLCISLLGFILSIVFNLSPGPAISVICVASLLIPKLRN is encoded by the coding sequence ATGTCTTTTATTAATAGCAGTTGGTGGCTTGTTCCTTTAATAATAACTATTTTTTCAGGAATTCTATGTCCAGCGATGGGAACTGTATTAATAACACATAGGAGATTACTTCAAGTAAATTTAATCTCTCACTGCGTTTTGCCAGGACTTGCTTTAGCCTTAGCGCTTGGAATTCATCCTTCAATTGGTGGGGTTATCAGTGGTCTTTTAGGTTCTGTAATTGCGGAAAGTTTAACTAATAAAAAGAGTGAAAACTATGAAGCAATAATGAACACAATATTAGCCGGAATGCTTGGGTTTGGAGTCCTTATTATCCCTCTACTCGGAATAAGGATTGATTTGGAGGCAGTATTATTTGGCGATTTATTGACAGCAAATTTTGGAGATTTACTTAGAACAATAATTGCTTTTTTAGTATTTATACTTTTAATGACTTTTGGATATGAAAAGGTAGTTTATGTTGGATTAGATCCAGAAGGTGCATCCGCAAGTGGTATAAACGTTTCTTTATTAAATCTTGCTTTGAGTTTTACGACGGCATTAGTAATTGTTAGTTCAATGTCAGCTGTGGGAGTAATTCTTGTAATTGCTCTTCTTTCTACGCCAACTTTATTAGGGCTAAATAAGGCTCATAGTTTAAGAATTGCAATGATGAGGTCTTCATTTTTTGGATTATGCATCTCACTTCTGGGATTTATTCTCTCTATAGTCTTTAATCTTTCGCCTGGGCCTGCAATTAGTGTTATTTGTGTTGCATCTCTTTTGATTCCTAAGCTTCGCAATTAA
- a CDS encoding DNA gyrase produces MVRYYCPYCNPKYQFQKQSSKGNLICGLCGEDLLKKPFIRWNQIIALVAASSLLLPLIYTFIILIKNQINPPNKNYQANNTFMIIIKEKI; encoded by the coding sequence ATGGTTCGATATTATTGCCCATATTGCAATCCTAAATATCAATTTCAAAAACAATCCTCAAAAGGTAATCTTATATGTGGTTTGTGTGGAGAGGATCTTTTAAAAAAACCATTTATTAGGTGGAACCAGATAATTGCTTTAGTTGCAGCATCATCATTACTTCTCCCCTTAATATATACTTTTATTATTTTAATTAAAAATCAAATAAATCCTCCTAATAAAAATTATCAAGCTAATAATACTTTTATGATAATTATTAAAGAAAAAATTTAA
- a CDS encoding metal ABC transporter substrate-binding protein codes for MSIFKRIFSSYISHKKVSIRNSLIASTALFSITTNVALAESKNYVAVEPLTCDIVKSIALPSDEVTCLVDRKQDVHDFKILPKQARLLKKADKVFTLGTEMTPAMRNWVKKNSTVVLGVSAIDIDDHSDHDDHGHSANKHENHDEHDDHGHSAKKHETHDEHDDHGHSAKKHDDHDDHDDHDDHDHHDHGGVDPHVWHDPHNIIKMGEVVSKSLKKDVSERKLRKAISKRFKTVDKTLEDLDKWIVKQVSTIPSSNRVIVSRHKAMDYYGNAFGFETISLLDFLGHSSSLRPQNISKVLNKLKEKNVKVIFKEQEPASKLVKTLSKQSSIPLSSNQIFVDGLMMEGNTITVSVHNTCTIVNELGGSFDETTGFDLASNWGSLNK; via the coding sequence ATGTCAATTTTTAAGAGAATTTTTTCAAGCTATATATCTCATAAAAAAGTATCTATCCGAAATTCACTTATCGCTAGTACGGCATTATTCTCAATAACTACAAACGTTGCCTTAGCTGAAAGTAAAAACTATGTAGCAGTTGAGCCTCTTACCTGCGATATCGTTAAATCTATAGCACTCCCTTCCGATGAAGTTACATGCCTAGTAGACAGAAAGCAAGATGTTCATGATTTTAAAATTTTGCCTAAACAGGCAAGATTATTAAAAAAGGCAGATAAAGTTTTTACTTTAGGGACAGAAATGACACCCGCAATGAGGAATTGGGTGAAGAAAAATAGCACTGTTGTTTTAGGCGTAAGCGCAATTGATATTGACGATCATAGTGACCATGATGATCATGGCCACTCAGCAAATAAACATGAAAACCATGATGAACACGATGATCATGGCCACTCAGCAAAGAAACATGAAACCCATGATGAACACGATGATCATGGCCACTCAGCAAAGAAACATGACGACCATGATGACCACGATGACCACGATGATCACGACCATCATGATCACGGAGGAGTAGATCCACATGTCTGGCATGATCCTCATAACATCATCAAGATGGGTGAAGTCGTATCAAAAAGTCTTAAAAAAGATGTGTCTGAAAGAAAACTACGTAAAGCCATCTCTAAAAGATTCAAAACTGTTGATAAAACACTAGAAGATCTTGATAAATGGATTGTTAAACAAGTATCTACTATCCCTTCTTCAAATCGTGTAATTGTCTCAAGACACAAAGCTATGGATTACTATGGCAATGCATTTGGTTTTGAAACGATAAGTTTATTAGATTTCTTGGGTCATTCATCTAGCCTAAGGCCTCAGAACATATCAAAAGTTTTAAATAAGTTAAAGGAAAAAAATGTCAAAGTCATATTTAAGGAGCAAGAACCTGCTTCAAAATTAGTCAAAACTTTAAGCAAGCAAAGTTCAATCCCACTTTCTTCTAATCAAATTTTTGTAGATGGACTAATGATGGAAGGAAACACTATCACTGTGTCAGTTCACAACACATGCACTATCGTCAATGAACTTGGTGGCTCATTTGATGAGACAACTGGTTTTGATTTAGCAAGTAACTGGGGATCACTTAATAAATAA
- a CDS encoding OsmC family protein — MTKVKCSYLGNLNCEAIHLQSGSLIRTDAPLDHYGKGESFSPTDLLATSLGTCLLTIMAIKAKSKGFDLKGIYLNIEKLMTQNSERKIKELIIDIFIPESTSNETIDFLKKASKECPVTRNLSQEIDIKICWHH, encoded by the coding sequence ATGACTAAAGTGAAATGTTCTTATTTAGGAAATTTAAACTGTGAGGCTATTCATCTACAATCTGGAAGTCTTATTAGAACGGATGCACCTTTAGATCACTATGGAAAAGGTGAAAGTTTTTCCCCAACCGATTTATTAGCAACATCTCTAGGTACTTGCCTGCTTACAATTATGGCAATCAAAGCTAAATCGAAAGGATTTGATTTGAAAGGTATATATTTAAATATTGAAAAACTAATGACACAAAATAGCGAGAGGAAGATAAAAGAACTAATAATAGATATTTTTATACCAGAGAGCACTTCTAATGAAACTATTGATTTTTTGAAAAAAGCTTCCAAAGAATGTCCAGTTACAAGAAATTTATCTCAAGAAATAGATATTAAAATTTGTTGGCATCATTAA
- a CDS encoding CobW family GTP-binding protein: MSIKEKVPVTILTGFLGSGKTTLLNRILSEEHGKRIAVIENEYGEVGIDQGLVINADEEVFEMSNGCICCTVRGDLIRVLGNLMKRRDKFDYVLVETTGLADPGPVAQTFFMDEEISSEFTLDGIVTLVDAAHIDQQLGRSDESSEQVAFADVLVLNKTDLVSDDALDTLESRLRDMNRMTRIIRAENANVPIETVLNLSAFDLDQILKRRPTFLEPEYPFEWTGVYDLAAGKYELMLEEGPDPEMSLVALANQGESEEELKDGAESSVRLYAEKANSLDPENTIPFGEHINLKLEDKGNKAFILNIEKPTKIGLFTQHTAEEFNMKVIKSEENNSKEIPFKTERFWQAEHEHDDEVGSIAIERFGDVDPEKLNTWMGRLLSKKGVDIFRTKGFISYSGNPRRIVFQGVHMLFTAQPDKEWGNEPRRNQLVFIGRNLNEKEMQEGFDKCLI, from the coding sequence ATGAGTATTAAGGAGAAAGTACCTGTAACCATACTTACTGGATTCTTAGGATCAGGGAAGACTACTTTGCTTAATAGAATACTAAGTGAAGAGCATGGTAAACGAATAGCAGTTATCGAAAATGAATACGGTGAAGTTGGTATAGATCAAGGACTCGTAATTAATGCCGATGAGGAAGTTTTTGAGATGTCAAATGGGTGCATTTGTTGTACTGTTCGCGGTGATTTAATAAGAGTCCTTGGCAACCTTATGAAGAGAAGAGATAAGTTTGATTATGTTTTAGTAGAAACGACAGGATTAGCAGATCCAGGCCCAGTTGCTCAGACTTTTTTCATGGATGAAGAGATTAGTTCCGAATTTACTCTCGATGGAATTGTGACTTTGGTTGATGCTGCACATATTGATCAGCAACTAGGAAGGAGTGATGAAAGTTCAGAACAAGTGGCATTTGCTGATGTTCTTGTCCTTAATAAAACTGATTTAGTCTCTGATGATGCACTAGATACCCTTGAATCAAGATTGAGAGATATGAACCGAATGACTCGAATTATTCGAGCCGAGAATGCAAATGTACCAATTGAAACAGTCTTAAATCTAAGTGCGTTTGATCTCGATCAGATCCTTAAACGCAGACCAACATTTCTTGAACCAGAATATCCTTTTGAATGGACAGGTGTTTACGATCTTGCTGCAGGTAAGTATGAATTAATGCTAGAAGAAGGGCCGGATCCAGAAATGTCATTAGTAGCTCTCGCTAACCAAGGTGAGAGTGAAGAAGAACTTAAAGATGGTGCTGAATCTTCCGTAAGACTTTATGCAGAAAAAGCTAATAGTTTAGATCCTGAAAATACTATCCCATTTGGAGAACATATAAATCTCAAATTGGAGGATAAAGGGAATAAAGCCTTCATCCTTAACATAGAAAAACCAACAAAGATAGGTTTGTTTACTCAGCACACTGCTGAGGAATTCAATATGAAAGTCATTAAAAGTGAAGAAAATAATTCAAAAGAGATCCCATTTAAAACTGAAAGGTTTTGGCAAGCAGAGCACGAACATGATGATGAAGTAGGCTCAATTGCCATAGAGCGTTTTGGCGATGTTGACCCAGAAAAACTAAATACTTGGATGGGAAGGCTTCTCTCAAAAAAAGGAGTGGATATCTTCAGAACTAAAGGTTTCATTAGTTACTCAGGTAATCCAAGGAGAATAGTTTTCCAAGGAGTACACATGTTATTTACTGCACAACCTGATAAAGAATGGGGTAACGAACCGCGTAGAAATCAACTTGTTTTTATCGGTAGAAATCTTAATGAGAAAGAGATGCAAGAAGGCTTTGATAAATGCCTAATATAG
- a CDS encoding DUF1499 domain-containing protein: MKILFLAILVCSSFLFPSSSFASHVELKPCVEIAHCVREEWEVNNIEKPFEEIKAFIENTPRTEIVEIDGDYLHAEATSKWMKYVDDLEVSFLPESNILSIRSESRVGESDLGVNQKRVDLLKSKMF, from the coding sequence ATGAAAATACTTTTTTTAGCGATTTTAGTTTGTTCAAGCTTTTTATTCCCTTCTTCATCATTTGCCTCACATGTAGAACTAAAACCTTGTGTAGAGATTGCTCATTGTGTACGAGAAGAATGGGAGGTAAACAATATTGAGAAACCTTTTGAAGAGATTAAAGCATTTATCGAAAACACTCCAAGAACTGAGATTGTAGAAATTGATGGCGATTATCTTCATGCTGAGGCAACCAGTAAATGGATGAAGTATGTAGACGACTTAGAAGTATCTTTTCTACCTGAATCAAACATCTTATCAATAAGATCAGAATCAAGAGTTGGAGAAAGTGACTTGGGAGTAAATCAAAAAAGAGTTGATTTATTGAAATCAAAAATGTTTTAG
- a CDS encoding Nif11 family protein: MSDKDLSNFLKKIEQLNQIAELIKNNPSKKLSLSKCKNHDEVIKLTSEWGFDIGKRWGEY, from the coding sequence ATGTCAGATAAAGATCTAAGTAATTTTCTAAAAAAAATAGAGCAACTTAATCAAATTGCTGAGCTAATAAAAAATAATCCTAGTAAAAAGTTGTCCCTTTCAAAATGCAAAAATCATGATGAAGTAATTAAATTAACCTCTGAATGGGGTTTTGATATTGGTAAAAGGTGGGGAGAATATTAA
- a CDS encoding pilus assembly protein codes for MKEIGEIKSNIYKIAAVTDRGQRLNKLISPMYEEKVNEMDQLIDDLKNLSFEISEKSLSGEWELIFSNVELFRSSPFFLAIEKALNDEFKSNLFFKLHQLQVGSFGISTIGRIAQKIDFDKKEFISTFDTTIFGLTTIPILGWFKLLPTFGGRVITLASDLALKNNSLDMNLQKTKVSKVDGLNKIPFISGLLMDRWYPVKDVWNKLPWNKEPPNCKVLIVYLDEEMRIMQDMYGSIFIYIRPSISLLNPNRLSNN; via the coding sequence ATGAAAGAAATTGGAGAAATTAAGTCAAATATATATAAAATAGCTGCTGTTACAGATAGGGGGCAAAGATTAAATAAATTAATTTCTCCTATGTATGAGGAAAAAGTCAATGAAATGGATCAATTGATTGATGATCTTAAAAACCTTAGTTTCGAAATATCAGAAAAATCATTATCTGGAGAGTGGGAATTGATTTTTTCTAATGTTGAATTATTTCGAAGTTCTCCTTTCTTCCTTGCTATTGAAAAGGCATTAAATGATGAATTTAAAAGTAATCTTTTTTTTAAATTACATCAATTGCAAGTAGGATCCTTTGGAATATCTACTATTGGGAGAATTGCTCAAAAGATTGATTTTGATAAAAAAGAATTTATATCTACTTTTGACACTACAATATTTGGGCTCACAACAATTCCTATCTTAGGTTGGTTCAAACTTTTACCTACCTTTGGAGGAAGAGTAATAACCCTAGCAAGTGATTTAGCTTTAAAAAATAATTCACTTGATATGAACTTACAAAAGACAAAAGTTTCCAAAGTTGATGGACTTAATAAGATTCCATTCATTAGTGGATTACTTATGGATAGATGGTATCCAGTTAAAGATGTATGGAATAAATTACCTTGGAATAAAGAACCACCAAATTGCAAGGTATTAATTGTATATTTAGACGAAGAAATGAGAATTATGCAGGATATGTATGGCTCTATTTTTATTTATATAAGGCCTTCAATTTCTTTATTGAATCCAAATAGATTATCTAATAATTAA
- a CDS encoding MAPEG family protein, with protein sequence MHVAFAWSLCLSVGVVLLSIIPLTIGRVKAGYSVENMSAPRALFDELPSFGKRAVWCHQNCWESISLHAPACLLCLITLTDSNIAIIASLIHPIFRILYIGAYVFNIPTARGLMWASGIFTTLLLYKEGLTQLI encoded by the coding sequence ATGCATGTAGCTTTTGCTTGGAGCCTTTGTCTATCAGTCGGTGTTGTTTTGTTATCTATTATTCCATTAACTATAGGAAGAGTTAAAGCAGGCTATTCTGTTGAAAATATGTCTGCTCCAAGGGCTTTATTCGACGAATTACCTTCTTTTGGTAAAAGAGCTGTTTGGTGTCATCAAAATTGTTGGGAAAGTATTTCCTTACATGCTCCGGCATGCCTTCTTTGTTTGATTACTTTAACTGACTCTAATATTGCAATAATTGCATCATTGATTCATCCTATTTTCCGTATTTTATATATTGGTGCCTATGTATTTAATATCCCAACAGCTAGAGGTTTAATGTGGGCCTCAGGAATTTTTACAACACTTTTGCTTTACAAAGAGGGCTTAACACAATTGATATAA
- a CDS encoding ABC transporter ATP-binding protein — protein MSLLVAENLSYSYAKNVSPAISKVSVTVEPGTLTALVGPNGAGKSTLLRILQGQCIPDNGQITIDGEKLIRQRSQVALMPQRSSMNWKFPITVEKLVSLGQIKYSKSKSSSPFQMKALLAKPNAWINKCCELEATMQRVGIANIANRRLDSLSGGQQQRALLAKTLMSPAKIYLLDEPCAALDPPAKEDFLKIVRQLADAGLSLMVSSHDWGTSLNSYDQVIVLDKAVLAFGSPDSIKDKLEDINISSIEDNNCRD, from the coding sequence ATGTCACTACTAGTAGCTGAAAATTTATCTTATTCGTATGCAAAAAATGTAAGCCCGGCTATAAGTAAAGTTTCCGTAACAGTTGAACCAGGTACATTGACTGCTCTAGTAGGACCAAACGGAGCTGGCAAATCAACTCTTTTAAGAATATTGCAGGGACAATGTATTCCTGATAATGGTCAGATAACAATTGACGGGGAGAAGTTGATTAGACAAAGATCTCAGGTGGCACTCATGCCACAAAGAAGCTCTATGAATTGGAAATTTCCAATAACTGTAGAAAAACTAGTTTCATTAGGACAAATAAAATACTCAAAATCAAAAAGTAGTAGTCCTTTTCAAATGAAAGCTCTTCTTGCCAAACCTAATGCATGGATTAATAAATGCTGTGAATTGGAGGCCACAATGCAAAGAGTCGGCATTGCAAATATTGCTAACAGAAGGCTTGATTCTTTATCTGGGGGACAACAACAAAGAGCTTTATTAGCCAAAACATTAATGTCTCCAGCAAAAATTTACCTTCTTGATGAACCTTGTGCAGCTTTAGATCCACCTGCAAAGGAGGATTTTCTAAAAATTGTTCGTCAACTTGCTGATGCTGGTCTTTCTTTAATGGTAAGTAGTCATGATTGGGGTACCTCGTTAAATAGTTATGATCAAGTTATTGTTTTGGATAAAGCTGTATTGGCCTTTGGAAGCCCCGATTCTATAAAAGATAAATTAGAGGATATAAATATCAGCTCAATTGAGGATAATAATTGTCGTGATTAA
- a CDS encoding circularly permuted type 2 ATP-grasp protein, producing the protein MFSGYLPKNSFDEYFKDNVNSAREILIPLLSSLDNMGLEELKRNHSAAKKLLLRHGATFRLNDTGLKGTERILPFDPLPRIISKDDWVTLEKGLKQRLEAIDLFLDDIYNSQNIINDGIIPRELIESSEGWRPQMIGFKPPLNKWCQISGLDLIRDRNGAWHVLEDNLRCPSGVAYFLENRLVMKNIFPNLFSGRIVKPIDEYPSYLLKTLQELAVWTDTPKIVLLTPGIFNSAYFEHSYLAQEMGIQLVQGHDLVCNDDYVYLKTTSGLKRVDVIYRRIDDDFLDPLNFRKESCLGVSGLLDVFKAGHVALANAPGTGIADDKMIYSFVPKMIKYYLDEEIIIKNVETYICHYKKDRDYVLENLSKLVVKSVAEAGGYGMLIGPHSTTSEIEDFANKIKNKPRNFIAQPTLELSTVPSLCDGELYPCHVDLRPYILRGKDSWVSPGGLTRVALKKGSLVVNSSQGGGCKDTWVVGK; encoded by the coding sequence ATGTTTTCAGGTTATCTTCCTAAAAATAGTTTTGATGAATACTTTAAGGATAATGTTAACTCTGCTAGAGAAATATTAATTCCACTTCTTTCCTCTTTAGATAATATGGGGCTTGAAGAATTAAAAAGGAATCATTCTGCAGCAAAAAAATTATTACTAAGACATGGTGCTACTTTTAGGTTAAATGATACTGGTTTAAAAGGGACCGAGAGAATATTACCTTTTGATCCACTCCCAAGAATAATAAGTAAAGATGATTGGGTAACATTAGAAAAAGGACTAAAACAAAGGCTTGAGGCAATTGATTTATTCCTTGATGATATTTATAATTCTCAAAATATAATTAATGACGGAATAATTCCAAGAGAATTAATAGAGAGTTCAGAAGGTTGGAGACCTCAAATGATAGGTTTCAAACCTCCATTAAATAAATGGTGTCAAATTTCAGGACTTGATTTGATAAGGGACAGAAATGGGGCTTGGCATGTTTTAGAAGATAATTTAAGATGCCCTTCTGGGGTTGCTTATTTCTTAGAAAATAGATTAGTTATGAAAAATATTTTTCCTAATCTTTTCTCTGGCAGAATAGTAAAACCGATCGATGAATATCCATCATATCTTTTAAAAACTCTTCAAGAACTTGCAGTTTGGACAGATACTCCCAAGATAGTTCTACTAACTCCAGGAATTTTTAATAGTGCTTATTTTGAACATAGTTATTTAGCTCAAGAAATGGGCATCCAACTAGTTCAAGGTCATGACTTGGTTTGTAATGATGATTATGTATATTTAAAAACCACCTCTGGATTAAAAAGAGTAGATGTCATTTACAGACGAATTGATGATGATTTCTTAGATCCTCTTAATTTCAGGAAAGAATCCTGCCTTGGTGTTAGCGGATTACTTGATGTTTTCAAGGCAGGTCATGTAGCTTTAGCAAATGCACCTGGCACTGGAATAGCAGATGACAAAATGATTTATTCATTTGTTCCAAAAATGATTAAATATTATCTTGATGAAGAAATTATTATTAAAAATGTAGAAACTTATATTTGTCATTACAAAAAGGATCGAGATTATGTTCTAGAAAATTTATCAAAACTTGTTGTTAAGTCTGTAGCTGAAGCTGGGGGTTATGGAATGTTAATTGGACCTCACTCAACGACAAGTGAAATAGAAGACTTTGCTAATAAAATCAAAAACAAACCTAGAAATTTCATTGCACAACCAACATTAGAATTATCTACTGTGCCATCGTTATGTGATGGGGAGCTATATCCATGTCATGTCGATTTAAGACCATACATTTTAAGAGGAAAAGATTCATGGGTAAGCCCAGGTGGGCTCACGAGGGTAGCCTTAAAAAAAGGATCATTAGTCGTAAACTCTTCTCAAGGTGGAGGATGCAAAGATACTTGGGTTGTAGGTAAATAA
- a CDS encoding DUF1330 domain-containing protein encodes MTKSYWLKKISIPNADLFLEYIRTVLPWIKSVGGVIVKRDLIQESASNEWDGGQLGLVIEFESKFAAKKAFYSEVFQKYLQSRDLMELVTISTL; translated from the coding sequence ATGACAAAGAGCTATTGGCTAAAGAAAATTTCAATTCCAAATGCTGATTTATTCCTGGAATACATTAGAACAGTTTTGCCTTGGATCAAATCCGTGGGAGGAGTGATAGTAAAAAGAGATTTGATACAAGAATCAGCCTCAAATGAATGGGACGGAGGGCAGCTAGGATTAGTAATAGAATTCGAATCAAAATTTGCTGCTAAAAAAGCATTTTATTCTGAAGTATTTCAAAAATATCTACAGTCCAGAGATTTAATGGAACTTGTTACTATAAGTACTCTTTAA